The Sporosarcina sp. Marseille-Q4943 genome includes the window GATTGTCGTATCACGAATAACATCTTGGATAGGAAGATTCCGAACGCGCGATGGGGCAACTCCCATTTCACTCAGCCATTGTACTAGCTGTTCGGATGAACTCGCATAAACGATCCGACCTAATCCAACCCACCCGTGGGCTGCAGCGCACATAGGGCAATGCTCGCCAGAAGTATATACCGTCGCCTTGCTTCTTTCTTCAGCGGTCATATTCGAGGCCGCCCATCGTGCCAAAGCAAATTCCGGGTGTTGTGTATGGTCTCCACCTGCAACGTGATTATGGTCTTCTGCAAGCACGTCTCCGTTGGCTGAGACAAGGACAGAACCAAATGGCTCGTCACCTTTCTCCAGCGCAGTTTTTGCTAATTCAATACAACGTCGTAGGTGTTTCAAATCTGAATTACTAATCATAAATGAATCCTCCTCGTTTGCATTACTATTCCAAGACCAAATTGAACAGCTGTATCAACTTTTGTTATTTATTTAAATAACTTTTCTCTTTTGCCAATACTAAATTGACGAGCATTTCATTAATCGGAACTTCCAGGCCAAGCTCTTTGGCTTTTTGAACAACTCCACCATTGATGGCCATAATTTCTGTTTTTCTTTTATTCAAGACGTCGACCAACATCGATGTCTGGTTTGGCGCCGTTTTCCTAGCCAAATTTTTAATAATAGAGGAATCATTAAAATGTAAAGGAATGCCTGCTTTTTTAGCAACCATGAGACACTCTTCTGCAATCTTATCCTGTAATTTAGATGTTTCCTCGTTTTCTACCAACTCACCGTTTCTCAGACCAGTGAGAGCGCCTAGTGGATTTATGCCACAATTGCCAATTAACTTCTCCCAAATTAATGACATGACATTTTCGGAAACCTTTGATGGCCCGAGTTTTTCATGTTCAAACATACGTTGGATTTCTTTGATCCGATCAGTGACTTGACCATCAACCTCACCGATCACAGTTCCCCCACTGCCTGTGTGGAGTACGACACCAGGCTCTTCAATGTAGCCGGCAGTACTCGTAGTCCCCGCAATAATTTTACTCTCATCAATGAATTTAGCGATGTTCTCAATATTGCCGATGCCGTTCTGTAGAGTTAACACGATTGTGTTGTCGCCAAAGAGATTTTTATTTTGCTCCATAGCAATTTCAGTAACATATGTTTTGACTAAAACAATGACTAAATCAAGTTCTTCACCGATCTCTTTCCCATCAGTGAACGCCTTAAGATTCGTATATACCTTTTTCTCGTCACCATGCATGATCGTAAGCCCTTTAGAATTGATTGCGTCTATATGTTCTTTATATATATCGATTAAGTAAACGTCATGTCCCGTTTCGGATAAGACTGCACCATAAAGTCCGCCTATGGCTCCTGCACCGATGATACCAATTTTCATACAAACTCAACCTTTCGTTAACTGTTTATCCATATTTTCAACTTAATTATTATATCATGCATTGCTTCCAGTCATGGTTTTGACAGACCAACCAAGAAGCTCGGCCAAAATTAATAACCCTTCTAAATTCAAACACATGATTGTTATTCTATTACTCATAAAAAGTGAAGCGTTTACATTTTTAATTGTAAGCTACTTCTGAAATTATATCAAACTTAGTTTACAGGTATGGAATAATTTTACTTTTCATCTGGCGATTGTCTTCTGCGGACAACAGTAAAGGGAAATGGATATGTCCATTTCCCTCACTGTTATCCAATTAATTTTTCACATAGATAAACATTAGAATTCATCATAATAATGTTTCCTTACATAATGTTTTTCTTGTTTATTACATATTACTTTTTAATCGTTTTAAAATGCGATGGTAATCATCAAGATCAATCCCTGGAGCAAATTGTTCTGGAAGCTCTGGGAGATCAGGTATAGGTGCACCTTTAGGCATTCCATCAATGACTCTCAGCTGTTCACCCGTTTCAGGATTTGGTCCTTTCCAAATTTGATTGATGTCCCGATACTCCGGCTCTCCCCATGTATACAACACATTATTTAATCCTTGATTTATAAATCCTTTTGCGTAGTCAAATTTAGTATTATCCAAACTCGGCACAGGAAGCATCTTACCTACATCTACTCCTGTAGCCATTTCAATTGCTTTTGCATAAGCAAGGATGTGAGTACCGCCTCTAACAAGCAAGTACCCAATCATTGTTAAAGCAGTTGGATGGGTAGTCATTTCGTAAACCCTCATCTTATGGGTTCTTGCTCCAATTTCCAATAAATAATTGGCAAGGAGATCTTCAACTAGCACACCAGAATTATTGACGTATGTGCCATTCCACGGTCTCCCCATCCCATCTCCTGGATAAGCTGTTTGAGCAGTAGTCGTGAAATGTAATGAATAACGAGCGTCCTTTCCATTTTGCAACGGTGCAATGTCAGGATCACCAGGACCCGTATTGCCTACGGATAGCAGATTAATTGTATTCGCTACTAACTCAACATGACCAAATTCTTCAGCCGTAATACTCGCAACTAAATCATAAAACGGTTTAAACTTTTTTTTCGCACGAAAGTTAAAGGACTGAAACATGTAATTGTTTAAGGTGGACATTTCACCAAATTTACCACCCATTAATTCTTGAACAGCTGCTGCGGCATTCATATCGCCATGGGCGGGAATAGGAAGATCAATGGCCATTCGATTGACACGTTTAATCATGAGCTTTATGCCTCCATCCATAAATGTTAACCATTGGCATTATATGTTGGATAAAGCTTGGCCTATTCCTACATCGCCGCTGGATGAACCCAAATTATCTGTTCTGTACGAATATAAAATGGTGTCCCCCCCATATGAACAACGATATGATCTGGCATTACCATTCGTAATACACCTCGTACAGAGCCACGTGTCGTTTGGACTGAAATGGATTGATTTTGCAATTGAGTTAGAGCCTCATAAACATATGGATCACGAAGATTCCAACCATTCATTACTCAACACTCTCCTTTTCTCGAATCCATAGCAATATATGCAATATGATGGAGAAATGTGCATTTGCCTAGTTAAGAACTGAGGGAGATTTTGATGGAGGAGGGACATACTAAACGTTAAAGATATACTTTTATGGGGAAAACTACTCTTACCTATTGGACCGATAAACGCGTTCTCAAGATTTTCTGTTAGAATTAATATCTACTGGTTTCATAAAATATAAAGAAAATAGGATGGTACTTATGGGATATCGAACAATTAAGACTGCAATAGGGGCAGGGTTAGCAATTTGGATTGCGAGTTTACTCGACTTGGAATTTGCCTCATTTGCAGCGATTATCGTTATTATGTGTATTGAGAAGACAAAGAAAAGAACATTGCATTCTATTCGGAAGAAGTTCTTCGCTTCACTTTTATCCTTAATTCTTGGTTCTATATGCTTTGAACTATTAGGATATCATCCGATTGTTTTAGCTTTATTTATCTTATTGTTTGTCCCGATTCTTATAAAGGCACGTATTCAGGAAGGTTTTGTCACAAGCATAGTTGTTATTTTACATATTTACACAGTGAAAGAAGCTAGCCTGCAAAACTTATTGAATGAACTCTATATCATTTTTATTGGGATAGGAATCGCCTTACTTGTAAACAGCATTATGCCAAGCTTTAAGGAAGAAATTGAAAAATATAAAACGGAAATCGAAACTAAATTCAGCGTTATTCTTTACGAGTTTTCAGCACTTTTAAAGAACAGTGAGCGAAGCTGGAACGGAAAAGAATTAGTCGAAGTAGAAAATATACTTAATCAGGCTAAAAACATTGTTATACAAGATGTAGAA containing:
- a CDS encoding nucleoside deaminase: MISNSDLKHLRRCIELAKTALEKGDEPFGSVLVSANGDVLAEDHNHVAGGDHTQHPEFALARWAASNMTAEERSKATVYTSGEHCPMCAAAHGWVGLGRIVYASSSEQLVQWLSEMGVAPSRVRNLPIQDVIRDTTIDGPVPELAEEVRELHRHFHASRQ
- a CDS encoding ketopantoate reductase family protein; this translates as MKIGIIGAGAIGGLYGAVLSETGHDVYLIDIYKEHIDAINSKGLTIMHGDEKKVYTNLKAFTDGKEIGEELDLVIVLVKTYVTEIAMEQNKNLFGDNTIVLTLQNGIGNIENIAKFIDESKIIAGTTSTAGYIEEPGVVLHTGSGGTVIGEVDGQVTDRIKEIQRMFEHEKLGPSKVSENVMSLIWEKLIGNCGINPLGALTGLRNGELVENEETSKLQDKIAEECLMVAKKAGIPLHFNDSSIIKNLARKTAPNQTSMLVDVLNKRKTEIMAINGGVVQKAKELGLEVPINEMLVNLVLAKEKSYLNK
- a CDS encoding manganese catalase family protein — its product is MIKRVNRMAIDLPIPAHGDMNAAAAVQELMGGKFGEMSTLNNYMFQSFNFRAKKKFKPFYDLVASITAEEFGHVELVANTINLLSVGNTGPGDPDIAPLQNGKDARYSLHFTTTAQTAYPGDGMGRPWNGTYVNNSGVLVEDLLANYLLEIGARTHKMRVYEMTTHPTALTMIGYLLVRGGTHILAYAKAIEMATGVDVGKMLPVPSLDNTKFDYAKGFINQGLNNVLYTWGEPEYRDINQIWKGPNPETGEQLRVIDGMPKGAPIPDLPELPEQFAPGIDLDDYHRILKRLKSNM
- a CDS encoding YuzF family protein is translated as MNGWNLRDPYVYEALTQLQNQSISVQTTRGSVRGVLRMVMPDHIVVHMGGTPFYIRTEQIIWVHPAAM
- a CDS encoding aromatic acid exporter family protein; translation: MGYRTIKTAIGAGLAIWIASLLDLEFASFAAIIVIMCIEKTKKRTLHSIRKKFFASLLSLILGSICFELLGYHPIVLALFILLFVPILIKARIQEGFVTSIVVILHIYTVKEASLQNLLNELYIIFIGIGIALLVNSIMPSFKEEIEKYKTEIETKFSVILYEFSALLKNSERSWNGKELVEVENILNQAKNIVIQDVENHLLRKENRDYYYLEMREDQFKILKHMAGILDIVSSSKLDVKQKGMLANIFLNISQHVDSGDTTVALKLLEEYEESIRETELPKTREEFEIRANLYYLNFEIKNYLIIKKNIVSRSKL